Proteins co-encoded in one Candidatus Kapaibacterium sp. genomic window:
- a CDS encoding glycosyltransferase family 4 protein has product MRIAVVCGHFMPEVGYQEVWIARTLVRKGIAVRVVTSTAVSSSARRLRRRPYPVGRICEDGYELVRLPVAFRFRSAVLSRGVVSAVVEWRPDAILLLGVGKLFGVPILTAAELRQVPIACFFSELHEYRRRHSLSARVVSWLQDRGFELVKRPFYRRAIRRAELLVCNMPATLEWLQQCCANREELELLEAKARVLALGYDPQLFFFSALERQQTREQLGVRPEEVLILTVTRVVPRKGLERIIAAVGKMQRVGLPVRYVLVGGLGDGYQRELLEQIQRQPIPEHFAVYPFLPPEQTRRLAAAADLGVWMQPAISANESLGVGLPLVLPRRASLLHLLQEGRTGWYWEEPHGFEETLATAVQTIAPLSEAQRCQWRQAAADENAARFSYDAILEQVLVALGVRERGVSQRDGKAA; this is encoded by the coding sequence ATGCGAATTGCCGTTGTATGTGGCCACTTCATGCCCGAGGTGGGGTATCAGGAGGTCTGGATTGCTCGGACCTTGGTCCGTAAAGGGATTGCGGTACGGGTAGTTACTTCCACGGCAGTCTCCTCCAGTGCTCGGCGGCTACGGCGCCGGCCTTATCCCGTAGGCAGGATATGCGAGGATGGCTACGAGCTCGTGCGTCTGCCGGTTGCCTTTCGGTTTCGCTCGGCAGTGCTGAGCCGTGGGGTTGTCTCTGCTGTTGTGGAGTGGCGCCCTGACGCGATTCTGCTGTTGGGGGTGGGAAAGCTCTTCGGTGTACCAATTCTGACGGCTGCAGAGCTGAGGCAGGTGCCAATCGCGTGTTTCTTCAGCGAGTTGCATGAGTACCGCCGTCGGCACTCATTGTCGGCGCGAGTTGTTAGCTGGCTACAGGATCGAGGGTTTGAGCTCGTGAAGCGTCCGTTCTATCGTCGTGCTATTCGCCGTGCTGAGTTACTCGTCTGCAATATGCCGGCAACGCTGGAATGGTTGCAGCAATGCTGTGCTAATAGGGAGGAGCTAGAACTTCTGGAGGCAAAGGCACGAGTGCTAGCGCTCGGCTATGACCCTCAGCTCTTCTTCTTCTCCGCGTTGGAGCGGCAGCAGACTCGAGAGCAACTTGGAGTGAGGCCTGAAGAGGTGCTCATCCTCACTGTCACACGAGTTGTCCCGCGAAAAGGTCTTGAGCGTATCATCGCTGCCGTTGGTAAGATGCAGCGAGTCGGGCTTCCAGTGCGGTATGTGCTGGTTGGTGGATTGGGGGATGGGTACCAGAGGGAGCTACTGGAGCAGATCCAACGTCAGCCGATACCCGAGCACTTTGCGGTCTATCCATTCTTGCCACCGGAGCAGACGCGTCGGCTAGCGGCTGCAGCAGATCTCGGTGTGTGGATGCAGCCGGCTATCTCAGCAAATGAGTCCTTAGGAGTAGGGCTTCCTCTTGTGTTACCTCGTCGTGCTTCGCTCCTTCACCTTCTCCAGGAAGGTCGCACGGGATGGTACTGGGAAGAGCCGCACGGCTTTGAAGAGACACTTGCTACGGCAGTCCAGACGATCGCACCCCTTTCTGAAGCTCAGCGCTGTCAGTGGCGCCAAGCTGCTGCGGATGAGAACGCTGCACGGTTTTCATACGACGCAATCCTTGAGCAGGTGCTCGTGGCTCTGGGAGTGCGAGAGAGAGGCGTGAGCCAGCGCGATGGGAAGGCAGCCTAA
- a CDS encoding SBBP repeat-containing protein — protein MQRAWTLLLFLPAFAQPTVDWGTYLGSPAQDELRATAIASDGSIVVVGWSLGVSFPVVNAWQGQNRGREDAVIAKFSSSGSLLWSTYLGGSDNDRALGVAVDSGGRIYVVGVTASSDFPVANAFQSTKAAGSDAFIACFSIDGVRLWATYYGGNGEEGATAVAVDAQGLLNVVGYTSSTNFSVTTNAVQNRLAGYTDAFVLQLRPDGARVWATYFGGSGPDYATAICVDDRRNIYICGETSSSNFPLRNAFQQVLRGGTDAFVASFGPFGVWGWSTYYGGTESDRALGIAVTSERWVTVVGMTGSQNLPITPIWQLQYAGGGADGFAVQFSASGGLRWATFLGGGENDVATSCAVDALGNLYIAGRTASSNFPQIGVGQRSTEGDDCFLLKLHRQGMPQWSLLLGGGAGDAALGIAVDSAGNIALVGSTTSTDVPLEPPSYQSALAGLADGLLVRLSGYLLSLELEAVPDTVLCTGDSLLVRWRVRGGEFGANNMFRVELSDAGGSFQVPLVLDSVAARRDTGLRVFVPFQPPGGQYRIRVSASQPIAYSNDNGRLLSAQQRPQEPQLEIDGDTVFCEGRQVVLYVLQPQPGVRYRWWRDSIVVAEDATAYAASQSGRYSVEAYNACGSVRGRRNVTLTMRPLPRRPRIVPEGGVRLCRGDTVELRIAGEVGVAFQWFRNDTALPRAQDTVLRVWQGGRYTVEARNACGVVRSLNSVHVTVAPRPPKPVIGQRGDTLVSSALTGNQWLDENKQPIPGATGREFVPPRDGIYYVQVTVDSCSSISDPYRFVRTSVEEVSSLRWRLEPNPATEVVWLLVEGGRVVSVEVVDPLGRCVYRESLRGREKAGINLHGWAPGVYGVRVYLRGRVETRLFVKR, from the coding sequence ATGCAAAGAGCATGGACGCTTCTCCTTTTCCTACCGGCCTTTGCTCAGCCAACGGTTGATTGGGGTACCTATCTCGGCTCGCCAGCCCAGGATGAGCTGCGAGCAACGGCCATAGCGTCAGATGGTTCAATCGTGGTAGTTGGGTGGAGTTTGGGGGTGAGCTTCCCGGTCGTCAACGCCTGGCAGGGGCAGAACCGGGGGCGCGAAGATGCCGTTATTGCAAAGTTCTCGTCCTCCGGCTCTCTCTTGTGGTCCACCTACCTAGGAGGCAGCGACAATGACCGTGCCCTCGGGGTTGCGGTAGACAGCGGAGGAAGGATTTACGTCGTGGGAGTGACTGCGAGTTCGGACTTCCCCGTTGCGAATGCTTTCCAGTCCACCAAAGCAGCAGGGAGCGACGCCTTCATTGCGTGCTTCTCCATTGATGGAGTCCGTCTTTGGGCGACATACTATGGTGGGAACGGAGAGGAGGGGGCAACAGCCGTTGCGGTGGATGCTCAGGGACTGCTGAATGTTGTGGGCTACACAAGCAGTACGAACTTTTCTGTGACCACGAACGCTGTCCAGAACCGACTGGCTGGGTATACTGATGCGTTTGTGCTACAGCTTCGACCTGATGGGGCACGGGTGTGGGCGACCTACTTCGGTGGCTCCGGACCTGACTATGCCACGGCGATCTGTGTGGATGACCGCCGCAACATCTACATCTGCGGAGAGACCAGTAGTTCGAACTTCCCACTGCGGAATGCTTTCCAGCAGGTCCTGCGGGGTGGTACAGATGCCTTCGTTGCCTCGTTTGGACCCTTTGGCGTGTGGGGCTGGTCTACTTACTATGGCGGGACAGAGAGCGACCGGGCCCTGGGGATCGCGGTAACCTCGGAGCGGTGGGTGACCGTCGTAGGGATGACAGGGAGCCAGAATTTGCCGATTACTCCCATATGGCAGCTTCAGTATGCTGGAGGGGGAGCGGATGGGTTCGCGGTCCAATTCTCAGCAAGCGGAGGGCTACGCTGGGCGACCTTCCTCGGCGGCGGGGAGAATGACGTCGCCACAAGCTGTGCTGTGGACGCGTTGGGGAACCTCTACATTGCTGGACGTACGGCCAGCTCGAATTTCCCACAGATTGGCGTAGGACAACGCTCTACGGAAGGGGATGACTGCTTCCTCCTGAAGCTCCATCGGCAGGGTATGCCGCAGTGGAGTCTTCTACTAGGAGGGGGTGCTGGCGATGCTGCTCTGGGGATCGCCGTAGATAGCGCGGGGAACATAGCGCTTGTCGGGAGTACTACGAGCACCGATGTCCCACTCGAGCCTCCGTCGTACCAGTCGGCGCTGGCGGGACTTGCCGATGGACTCCTCGTGCGTCTATCGGGGTACCTCCTGAGCCTTGAGTTGGAGGCAGTGCCCGACACGGTCCTCTGTACGGGTGACAGCCTTCTGGTCCGCTGGCGTGTGCGTGGCGGGGAGTTTGGTGCAAACAACATGTTCCGTGTGGAGCTCTCCGACGCAGGGGGAAGCTTCCAGGTTCCACTAGTTCTCGATTCGGTCGCGGCTCGTCGAGACACAGGGCTGCGAGTCTTCGTTCCGTTCCAGCCTCCTGGGGGGCAATACCGGATCAGAGTCTCAGCTTCACAGCCGATTGCCTACAGCAACGATAATGGGCGCTTGCTCTCTGCTCAGCAACGTCCGCAGGAGCCGCAGCTCGAGATAGATGGCGATACTGTGTTCTGTGAAGGGCGTCAGGTTGTGCTCTACGTTCTGCAGCCGCAGCCAGGGGTTCGGTACCGGTGGTGGCGTGATTCGATTGTCGTGGCAGAGGATGCGACGGCCTATGCTGCTTCCCAATCGGGGCGGTACAGTGTGGAGGCCTACAATGCCTGTGGGAGTGTCCGAGGGCGGAGGAACGTTACGCTGACGATGCGTCCCTTGCCGAGGAGGCCGAGGATTGTGCCTGAAGGTGGGGTTCGGCTCTGCCGTGGAGATACTGTAGAGCTCCGCATTGCTGGGGAGGTTGGAGTAGCCTTTCAGTGGTTCCGTAACGATACCGCGCTTCCCAGGGCTCAGGATACTGTCCTTCGAGTTTGGCAGGGTGGAAGGTACACGGTGGAGGCTCGCAATGCATGTGGCGTGGTGCGATCACTCAATAGCGTTCATGTAACCGTTGCCCCGCGTCCTCCGAAGCCTGTCATTGGACAGCGCGGGGATACGCTCGTCTCGAGCGCGCTGACAGGGAACCAGTGGCTGGATGAGAACAAGCAACCGATCCCTGGGGCGACAGGCCGGGAGTTCGTCCCGCCGCGGGATGGCATCTACTACGTGCAGGTGACGGTGGATAGCTGCTCCAGTATCTCGGATCCGTATCGGTTCGTTCGCACGAGCGTAGAAGAGGTAAGCTCTCTGCGGTGGCGTCTTGAGCCAAATCCTGCAACGGAGGTCGTATGGCTGCTGGTTGAGGGAGGGAGGGTGGTATCAGTGGAGGTTGTGGATCCACTCGGGCGCTGCGTTTATCGCGAGAGCTTGAGGGGCAGGGAGAAGGCAGGCATTAACCTCCACGGCTGGGCACCCGGAGTCTACGGAGTCCGAGTGTACCTCAGAGGGAGGGTGGAGACTCGGCTCTTCGTGAAACGGTGA
- a CDS encoding NFACT RNA binding domain-containing protein, which yields MVAHRETLRRLVGELASIVGGARLLAVWRQGKSLLFVEIEPPTGEPFLVEVHLRPGMSTFFRRPERWGRPQPLLPWAEGLWGKVIRLVELHPVERQVRWSLHTGEQLILCLFGTAQSGAFVVDDTGKPHAMLGAATEGTEERQWSWDKTSRQLLSWTQYPESTPLLRALASCQQQLGTFYARELCYRCGLSPEMPLGELSASQRESLAIALLHFTTELMGSTEVLLLRRPEGPPLLSLVPLREYPEVAATFTSIHEAVAERVRRTLVWEEFRQQRAALLKTIDRHCRQVEHQCVELRARCEQASRSELYRLWGSLLLSQPDLHQRGREEIVLADWEGKPHRIPLNPAQTLRENADAYFQRARRLEHSCSYALQRLPVLEEQRDRLQHLHDQVAQAHSLRQLRQLAQRLREEFPPREIQLKTGERFRVFNLPHGYSLYVGKDANSNDALTFSYAKPHDLFLHVRGAPGAHGILRGPVKGQLPPQEVLEQAAAIVAYYSRLRSSGSVPVVYTWRKYVRKVRGIPGAVRLEREEVIWVTPMREAKKSE from the coding sequence ATGGTGGCACACCGAGAGACGCTTCGCCGCCTCGTCGGAGAGCTTGCTTCGATCGTTGGTGGGGCTCGGCTCCTGGCCGTTTGGCGGCAGGGCAAGTCGCTCCTCTTCGTAGAGATTGAGCCACCTACAGGTGAGCCCTTCCTTGTGGAAGTGCACTTGCGGCCGGGGATGAGTACATTCTTCCGCCGGCCAGAGAGGTGGGGCAGACCGCAGCCGCTACTGCCATGGGCTGAGGGCCTCTGGGGCAAGGTAATCCGGCTGGTAGAGCTCCATCCCGTAGAGCGACAAGTCCGTTGGAGCCTTCATACGGGAGAGCAGCTCATCTTGTGCCTCTTTGGGACGGCGCAGAGTGGAGCGTTCGTCGTGGACGATACGGGGAAGCCACATGCGATGCTCGGTGCAGCCACAGAGGGTACAGAGGAGAGGCAGTGGTCGTGGGATAAGACCTCTAGACAGCTGCTCTCGTGGACACAGTATCCTGAATCCACCCCGCTTCTCCGAGCGCTAGCAAGCTGTCAACAGCAGTTGGGGACTTTTTATGCACGGGAGCTCTGCTATCGCTGCGGACTAAGTCCGGAGATGCCCTTAGGAGAGCTCTCGGCATCTCAGCGGGAGAGCCTTGCCATAGCCCTCCTTCACTTCACTACCGAGCTGATGGGTTCCACGGAAGTGCTGCTCCTCCGGCGCCCGGAGGGACCGCCACTACTGTCGTTGGTGCCGTTGAGGGAGTATCCGGAAGTAGCGGCGACGTTTACATCCATCCACGAAGCTGTTGCTGAGCGCGTCCGACGGACGCTCGTCTGGGAGGAATTCCGCCAGCAGCGTGCAGCCCTCCTGAAGACAATCGATCGCCACTGTCGGCAGGTAGAGCATCAATGTGTTGAGTTACGCGCACGGTGCGAGCAGGCTTCTCGGAGCGAACTTTACCGCTTGTGGGGGAGCTTGCTGCTGTCGCAACCGGACCTGCATCAGCGCGGGCGGGAGGAGATCGTGCTCGCTGACTGGGAAGGGAAGCCCCACCGTATTCCTCTGAACCCAGCGCAGACGCTGCGGGAGAACGCTGATGCCTACTTCCAGCGTGCGCGTCGTCTGGAGCACTCCTGCTCTTATGCCCTTCAACGACTACCAGTGCTGGAAGAACAGCGAGATCGGCTTCAACACCTCCACGACCAAGTGGCGCAAGCTCATTCCCTGCGCCAACTGCGCCAGCTCGCGCAGCGCCTGAGGGAGGAATTCCCGCCCCGCGAGATCCAGCTTAAAACTGGTGAGCGTTTCCGGGTCTTCAACCTTCCCCATGGCTACTCGCTCTATGTCGGTAAGGATGCCAACAGTAACGATGCGCTGACCTTTAGCTATGCGAAGCCGCATGACCTCTTCCTCCATGTCCGTGGAGCACCGGGCGCTCATGGGATTCTGCGGGGACCGGTGAAAGGACAGCTCCCGCCGCAAGAAGTTCTGGAGCAGGCAGCTGCAATTGTGGCTTACTACTCTCGCCTGCGTTCCTCCGGATCGGTACCGGTCGTCTACACGTGGCGAAAGTACGTCCGCAAGGTTCGAGGTATTCCTGGGGCAGTGCGGTTGGAACGCGAGGAGGTCATATGGGTGACTCCAATGCGGGAGGCTAAAAAAAGCGAGTAA
- a CDS encoding peptidylprolyl isomerase — MGVISRMREVSPYLLALFAVVFIAFMVATDADLQNVLHLRGNLATAAVGEVNGEDIRYADFNERVQQQIEQQRRAAGDEVAIDEAGIRQSIWDIVVEEILLRQEAAKVGFPVTRGELWDILLDNPPEYIRQPFTDSAGTFHRDRYIELVTQPERLAEYIDPNSGVDPLEAVERWKRDLLRIEDFIRHSRTREHMRSLVNLVGSIVSPSYARRQYVVENSSADVTYVAYPIDRIPDKEISITDADIEAYYRQHQEAFRQKKPARKLKYVIFPLEPTAQDTANLRRRLERVRSELERAPAAQRDSVFSLLMAEHQGRSYGLSSLAAIDLQKASHLATQPVGAVIGPVELMGKFYFFRVDRREPGDTVVVHASHILINFGTNKDSARAEAQKILQRAKAGEDFAQLARLYSQDRGTAERGGDLGWFPRGRMVKPFEDAAFAAQPGSIVGPVESPFGFHIIAVHAKSSDRIAYSEIEFTVGLSTASRNQVFREAYSFKQQVEKGVPFDTLARRLKRNPVETAFFEATTPVLGSRALTEFAFNNPVGRLSDPMELKPYGVVVAQIVDERKPGYKPLADVRAEIEERVRRIKKLNALKVRVDSIYERLKNADILARIVEIDPSAQVQTATGVKENGFLQGYGSDPIVTAMIYRVPIGTIPPPIRGERAYFLIRVTQRQEADPKQLETKQFAELYRRLYNTAKASAYYYWYNAVRDRAAIVDRRSEFYREF, encoded by the coding sequence CGCGTCCAGCAGCAGATAGAGCAGCAGCGCCGAGCTGCAGGGGACGAAGTTGCCATTGACGAGGCTGGAATCCGGCAGAGCATCTGGGACATTGTCGTAGAGGAGATCCTACTGCGCCAGGAAGCGGCCAAGGTTGGCTTTCCTGTGACTCGGGGAGAGTTGTGGGACATCTTGCTGGATAACCCGCCGGAGTACATACGGCAGCCGTTTACGGATTCCGCGGGTACTTTCCATCGTGACCGGTACATAGAGCTGGTTACTCAGCCAGAGCGGTTGGCTGAGTACATTGATCCGAATAGCGGTGTTGATCCGCTGGAGGCGGTGGAGCGATGGAAGAGGGATCTGCTCCGGATTGAGGACTTCATCCGCCATAGCCGTACACGGGAGCACATGCGCTCCCTTGTCAATCTCGTTGGCAGCATAGTCTCTCCGAGCTATGCAAGACGCCAATATGTCGTAGAGAACAGCTCTGCCGATGTTACCTATGTTGCATACCCGATCGATCGCATTCCGGACAAGGAGATTTCGATAACCGATGCCGACATCGAAGCCTACTATCGCCAGCACCAAGAGGCTTTCCGGCAGAAGAAGCCAGCTCGTAAGCTCAAGTACGTTATCTTCCCACTGGAGCCGACAGCCCAAGACACGGCAAATTTGCGGCGCCGTTTGGAACGGGTCCGGTCAGAACTGGAACGGGCTCCAGCAGCCCAGCGGGACTCGGTCTTCTCCTTGCTGATGGCTGAGCACCAAGGCCGAAGCTACGGTCTCAGCTCCCTTGCAGCCATAGACCTCCAGAAGGCTTCCCACTTGGCAACGCAGCCCGTTGGGGCAGTGATTGGTCCCGTGGAACTCATGGGTAAGTTCTACTTCTTCCGGGTTGATCGGAGGGAGCCGGGGGATACTGTGGTTGTCCATGCAAGCCATATCCTCATCAATTTTGGGACGAACAAGGATAGTGCTCGCGCTGAGGCTCAGAAGATTCTACAGCGGGCTAAGGCAGGGGAGGACTTCGCGCAGTTGGCGCGACTGTACTCTCAAGACCGGGGGACGGCCGAGAGAGGAGGCGACCTAGGATGGTTCCCGCGGGGACGGATGGTCAAGCCTTTCGAAGATGCTGCTTTCGCTGCCCAGCCTGGTAGCATTGTGGGGCCCGTTGAAAGTCCGTTTGGGTTCCACATCATCGCAGTCCATGCAAAGTCTTCAGATCGGATCGCCTATAGCGAGATCGAGTTCACCGTAGGACTCAGTACTGCGAGCCGCAACCAGGTCTTTCGGGAGGCTTACAGCTTCAAACAGCAGGTAGAGAAGGGTGTGCCCTTCGACACGTTGGCTCGACGGCTTAAGCGGAACCCTGTGGAGACAGCCTTCTTTGAGGCTACCACTCCTGTACTCGGCTCCCGGGCATTGACGGAATTCGCCTTCAACAACCCCGTTGGGCGCCTCTCTGACCCGATGGAGCTAAAGCCATATGGTGTCGTCGTCGCGCAGATTGTGGATGAGCGAAAGCCAGGCTACAAGCCATTGGCAGACGTTCGGGCAGAGATAGAAGAACGGGTCCGTCGCATAAAGAAGCTGAATGCTCTGAAGGTTCGGGTGGACAGCATCTATGAGCGCCTCAAAAATGCCGACATTCTGGCCAGGATTGTGGAGATTGATCCCAGCGCCCAAGTTCAGACAGCAACGGGGGTTAAGGAAAACGGTTTCCTTCAGGGGTATGGCAGCGATCCTATCGTAACGGCTATGATCTACCGCGTGCCTATTGGTACCATCCCGCCACCGATTCGAGGAGAGCGGGCATACTTCCTCATCCGAGTTACTCAGCGCCAAGAAGCCGATCCAAAGCAGTTGGAGACGAAGCAGTTTGCAGAACTCTACCGACGGCTGTACAATACTGCGAAGGCGTCAGCGTACTACTACTGGTACAACGCTGTTCGGGATCGGGCTGCTATCGTAGACCGGCGGAGTGAGTTCTACCGCGAGTTCTAA